One Faecalispora anaeroviscerum genomic window carries:
- a CDS encoding aldolase/citrate lyase family protein, with translation MERLRRTMMFLPASNPGMLKDAIIYGADSIMFDLEDAISLAEKDTSRFLVFQAVKTFDFSSTETVVRINSLDAGGIDDVHAMVRAGIDVIRLPKTVCAQDVLDTEAVILEAEKACGREPGSTRMMAAIEDPRGVLNALSIAHSSKRLIGIALGSEDYVTAMKTRRYADRNSEEIFFARSMIVHAARAAGIAALDTVFADVNDMETLRKETEFVRQLGFDGKSVIHPRQIAVVNSVYTPNQKEIDKALDVIRAIEEANAKGSGVIALNGKMIDKPIVERAERVVALAKAAGVYTGPEGQEG, from the coding sequence ATGGAACGTTTAAGAAGAACGATGATGTTTTTGCCGGCCAGTAACCCCGGCATGCTGAAGGACGCGATCATTTACGGTGCGGACTCCATTATGTTTGACCTGGAAGACGCGATCTCCCTGGCGGAAAAGGATACTTCCCGCTTTCTTGTTTTCCAGGCGGTAAAAACTTTTGATTTCTCTTCTACGGAAACCGTTGTCCGCATCAACTCGCTGGACGCGGGCGGCATAGATGACGTACACGCCATGGTGCGCGCCGGCATTGATGTCATTCGTTTGCCGAAAACGGTTTGTGCCCAGGATGTTCTGGACACCGAGGCCGTGATTCTGGAAGCGGAGAAAGCCTGCGGCCGTGAACCCGGCTCCACCCGGATGATGGCGGCCATTGAAGACCCCCGCGGCGTTTTGAACGCGCTTTCCATCGCCCACTCCAGCAAACGCCTGATCGGTATCGCGCTGGGCTCTGAGGACTACGTTACCGCGATGAAAACCAGACGCTATGCAGACCGCAACAGCGAAGAAATTTTCTTCGCCCGCTCCATGATCGTCCACGCCGCCCGCGCAGCCGGAATCGCCGCGCTTGACACGGTATTTGCCGACGTGAACGACATGGAAACCCTGCGAAAAGAAACCGAATTTGTCCGTCAGCTCGGCTTTGACGGCAAGTCCGTCATTCACCCCCGCCAGATCGCAGTGGTCAATTCCGTTTACACCCCGAATCAGAAAGAAATTGACAAGGCGCTGGATGTGATTCGCGCCATTGAAGAGGCCAATGCCAAAGGCTCCGGCGTAATTGCCCTGAACGGCAAAATGATCGATAAGCCCATTGTGGAGCGCGCGGAACGCGTGGTCGCGCTGGCCAAAGCCGCCGGCGTTTATACCGGGCCGGAAGGACAGGAGGGTTAA